The Candidatus Thermokryptus mobilis nucleotide sequence TGCACAGAAAATTTTCGCTTCCGCTTTACATTTCTTAAGGGGGATGGCTTTGTCTTCAGACAAATTTGGAAGATTTGATGAAAATTGAATATCTTTTAAACGAACAAACAAAAACAAAAATTCAACCTACTATGAAAATTGCTGTTTGTGTAAACAGAGTCCCTGACACTGAAACAAGAGTAAAAATTGGTCCAGATGGAAAAACAATTGACAAATCGGGTGTAAACTTCATTTTAAATCCATATGATGAATTTGCTGTTGAAGAAGCTCTTAAGACAAAAGAAAAGTTCGGGGGTGAAGTCGTTGTCATATCGCTTGGTGGTAGTGAAAATGTTGAGGTCATAAGGAAGGCATTGGCAATGGGTGCAGACAGAGGAATACTTTTAAAAGACGACTCACAAAGAGATACCTTTTCAATCGCTAAAGCATTAGCCGAAGTTTTAAAAGAGCTCTCGCCAGACATCATATTTTTCGGAAAACAATCAATTGATTACGATGACCAAGCGATGCCAAGTTTAGTTGCCGAACTTCTTGGTCTCCCGTCAATAACTGTCGTTGTCAAGCTTGAGATCAATTCAGATGGAACGGTGATAGCCGAACGCGAAATTGAGGGTGGAAGGGAGAAGGTCCGTGGTAAACTTCCAATTGTAATTGGAGCTCAACGGGGATTAAATGAACCAAGATATCCTTCATTGAAGGGGATAATGGCAGCGAAAAACAAACCAGTTGAAGAAAGAGAAGCGCCCAAATTTGATAACAAAACAGAAGTAATTGAAATGCTTTTACCTCCGCCGAAGAAACCAGGTAGAATAATTGGCACTGATGCAAGCGCTGTCTCTGAGCTTGTCAGGTTGTTAAGGGAGGAAGCAAAGGTTATTTGAAATTTTATAGTTGCAAAATAATTTGATAATACTTATTTTAAAACAAATTCAAAGAGATGTCAAATGGCAAAAAGAGTTTTAACATTTGCGGAACAAAGGGAAGGGAAATTTAAAAAATCAGCTTTTGAGGCGGTAAGAACAGGGAGAAAAATTTCAGATGAAATTTCAGCTGAATTCTTAGCGCTTGTTATAGGAGATGAAAATGCAACAAAGTTAGCACCTGAACTCGGCGGATACGGAGCAGAAAAAGTCATCGTCGTTCAAGACGATCGGCTTGGTTCATATTCACTTACCGCATATTCAAAAGTTATATCTGAAGTTGTCAATAAATATGATGTTGATTATATCTTTATGTCAGCAACCGCAATGGGTAAGGAACTAGCACCAAGGGTTGCTGGTAAAATTGATGCTGGATTTGCGCTTGATTGCACTGATTTAAAAGTTGAAGACGGGGAGATAATCGCCACAAGACCTGTATATGCGGGTAAAGCTTTTATTAAGGTCAAGATAAACTCGGAAAGAAAAATTTACACTTTGAGACCAAATGTCTTCACAGCTGGTGAAAGCGACGGGAAGCCGGCTGAGGTTGAAAGGTTTGAGGTCAATTTAACTGATGATGATTTTTCTGTCGTGGCTTTTGAGACGGTGGCTTCAACGAAAGGCAAGCTTGATGTGACCGAAGCAGATATAGTTGTTTCAGGTGGGCGGGGTTTGAAAGCACCTGAGAATTTCAA carries:
- a CDS encoding electron transfer flavoprotein subunit beta/FixA family protein produces the protein MKIAVCVNRVPDTETRVKIGPDGKTIDKSGVNFILNPYDEFAVEEALKTKEKFGGEVVVISLGGSENVEVIRKALAMGADRGILLKDDSQRDTFSIAKALAEVLKELSPDIIFFGKQSIDYDDQAMPSLVAELLGLPSITVVVKLEINSDGTVIAEREIEGGREKVRGKLPIVIGAQRGLNEPRYPSLKGIMAAKNKPVEEREAPKFDNKTEVIEMLLPPPKKPGRIIGTDASAVSELVRLLREEAKVI
- a CDS encoding electron transfer flavoprotein subunit alpha/FixB family protein, with protein sequence MAKRVLTFAEQREGKFKKSAFEAVRTGRKISDEISAEFLALVIGDENATKLAPELGGYGAEKVIVVQDDRLGSYSLTAYSKVISEVVNKYDVDYIFMSATAMGKELAPRVAGKIDAGFALDCTDLKVEDGEIIATRPVYAGKAFIKVKINSERKIYTLRPNVFTAGESDGKPAEVERFEVNLTDDDFSVVAFETVASTKGKLDVTEADIVVSGGRGLKAPENFKMIEELAEILGGAVGASRAVVDAGWRPHDEQVGQTGKTVSPKLYIAIGISGAIQHLAGMSSSKVIVAINKDKDAPIFQVADYGIAGDLFEVVPALIEELKKVLGKQ